One stretch of Zingiber officinale cultivar Zhangliang chromosome 6B, Zo_v1.1, whole genome shotgun sequence DNA includes these proteins:
- the LOC121990434 gene encoding GATA transcription factor 9-like isoform X2, producing the protein MEAPELFHAGFCLAGNPHCSPEKASGGGEQFVVEDLLDFSNDEAGWIIATAGEEGAGSDGAAGNSTDSSTVTAVDSYCNSSLSVRDHKDALCRNAVYASLSGDFFEPYDAMAELTKLEYEWALSSDVVEDSFSSEDLHKLNLINGVNSTASSSSTTTTIAAANTFQDGQVSTFRPEVPGKARSKRSRVAPGNWSSRLLVLSPSEESAASPDSELIVPFSTVSPKKVTKKKETSEGAAASDGRRCLHCQTDKTPQWRTGPMGPKTLCNACGVRFKSGRLVPEYRPASSPTFIVSQHSNSHRKVLELRRQKEFQQQLTSPATALYDPPPAALPSGFLIHGPDIHLI; encoded by the exons ATGGAAGCGCCGGAGCTCTTCCACGCCGGATTCTGCCTCGCCGGGAACCCGCATTGCTCTCCGGAGAAGGCCAGCGGTGGGGGTGAGCAGTTCGTCGTCGAGGACCTGCTGGATTTCTCCAATGACGAGGCCGGGTGGATAATCGCCACTGCGGGGGAGGAAGGCGCCGGATCCGATGGCGCCGCTGGGAATTCCACCGACTCATCCACCGTCACGGCGGTGGACAGCTATTGCAATTCCTCCTTGTCCGTTCGTGATCACAAGGACGCCCTCTGTCGGAACGCCGTCTACGCCAGCCTCTCAGGCGACTTCTTTGAGCCG TACGACGCGATGGCGGAGTTGACGAAGCTCGAATACGAATGGGCATTGTCGTCCGATGTTGTGGAGGATTCTTTCTCCAGCGAAGATCTGCACAAGCTTAATCTCATCAACGGCGTCAATTCCACGGCCTCCTCCtcgtccaccaccaccaccatcgCCGCCGCGAACACCTTCCAGGACGGCCAAGTATCCACCTTCCGGCCCGAGGTCCCTGGCAAGGCGCGTAGCAAGCGCTCTCGCGTCGCCCCCGGTAATTGGTCCTCCCGCCTTCTTGTCCTGTCTCCCTCGGAAGAGAGTGCGGCTTCACCAGACTCGGAGCTGATCGTGCCGTTCAGCACCGTCTCCCCCAAGAAGGTCACGAAGAAGAAAGAGACGTCAGAGGGGGCCGCAGCTTCGGACGGTCGCCGGTGCCTCCACTGCCAGACCGATAAGACGCCGCAGTGGCGGACGGGACCAATGGGCCCCAAAACACTATGCAACGCCTGCGGCGTCCGCTTCAAGTCAGGCCGCCTCGTGCCGGAGTACCGCCCGGCATCCAGCCCCACCTTCATCGTCTCCCAGCACTCCAATTCCCACCGCAAGGTCCTCGAACTCCGCCGTCAGAAGGAATTCCAGCAGCAACTTACCTCCCCCGCCACCGCCCTCTACGACCCCCCACCGGCGGCTCTACCGAGCGGCTTCTTGATACACGGCCCGGACATCCACCTCATCTAA
- the LOC121990434 gene encoding GATA transcription factor 9-like isoform X1, with protein sequence MEAPELFHAGFCLAGNPHCSPEKASGGGEQFVVEDLLDFSNDEAGWIIATAGEEGAGSDGAAGNSTDSSTVTAVDSYCNSSLSVRDHKDALCRNAVYASLSGDFFEPQYDAMAELTKLEYEWALSSDVVEDSFSSEDLHKLNLINGVNSTASSSSTTTTIAAANTFQDGQVSTFRPEVPGKARSKRSRVAPGNWSSRLLVLSPSEESAASPDSELIVPFSTVSPKKVTKKKETSEGAAASDGRRCLHCQTDKTPQWRTGPMGPKTLCNACGVRFKSGRLVPEYRPASSPTFIVSQHSNSHRKVLELRRQKEFQQQLTSPATALYDPPPAALPSGFLIHGPDIHLI encoded by the exons ATGGAAGCGCCGGAGCTCTTCCACGCCGGATTCTGCCTCGCCGGGAACCCGCATTGCTCTCCGGAGAAGGCCAGCGGTGGGGGTGAGCAGTTCGTCGTCGAGGACCTGCTGGATTTCTCCAATGACGAGGCCGGGTGGATAATCGCCACTGCGGGGGAGGAAGGCGCCGGATCCGATGGCGCCGCTGGGAATTCCACCGACTCATCCACCGTCACGGCGGTGGACAGCTATTGCAATTCCTCCTTGTCCGTTCGTGATCACAAGGACGCCCTCTGTCGGAACGCCGTCTACGCCAGCCTCTCAGGCGACTTCTTTGAGCCG CAGTACGACGCGATGGCGGAGTTGACGAAGCTCGAATACGAATGGGCATTGTCGTCCGATGTTGTGGAGGATTCTTTCTCCAGCGAAGATCTGCACAAGCTTAATCTCATCAACGGCGTCAATTCCACGGCCTCCTCCtcgtccaccaccaccaccatcgCCGCCGCGAACACCTTCCAGGACGGCCAAGTATCCACCTTCCGGCCCGAGGTCCCTGGCAAGGCGCGTAGCAAGCGCTCTCGCGTCGCCCCCGGTAATTGGTCCTCCCGCCTTCTTGTCCTGTCTCCCTCGGAAGAGAGTGCGGCTTCACCAGACTCGGAGCTGATCGTGCCGTTCAGCACCGTCTCCCCCAAGAAGGTCACGAAGAAGAAAGAGACGTCAGAGGGGGCCGCAGCTTCGGACGGTCGCCGGTGCCTCCACTGCCAGACCGATAAGACGCCGCAGTGGCGGACGGGACCAATGGGCCCCAAAACACTATGCAACGCCTGCGGCGTCCGCTTCAAGTCAGGCCGCCTCGTGCCGGAGTACCGCCCGGCATCCAGCCCCACCTTCATCGTCTCCCAGCACTCCAATTCCCACCGCAAGGTCCTCGAACTCCGCCGTCAGAAGGAATTCCAGCAGCAACTTACCTCCCCCGCCACCGCCCTCTACGACCCCCCACCGGCGGCTCTACCGAGCGGCTTCTTGATACACGGCCCGGACATCCACCTCATCTAA